The Megalobrama amblycephala isolate DHTTF-2021 linkage group LG16, ASM1881202v1, whole genome shotgun sequence genome includes the window ctgaatatggaTTTTATGAGAGAAACATGACAAGCTGTTTGTGACATCTTTGAAGTATGGCTGAAGCACTGATTGGGCGATTACATGTGACAGGATTAATGTCAGTAAATTGTCCTGTATCTGTTTACATATCTTTTGgcattcattcatgtttatttcatgctgtagcCCATAACTGGTATTAAAATAGAGGAAGACATGATCTTTCAAGTGCGCTGCATGCTGCCGCTTCACTTGACCTGAGGCACATTGCGTGATCGGTCACTGCATTAAATAGCGAGTGCCACAGcgatatttattgtttaaatttcaaaataagatGGACAGAATTcaaaatctgagactttgtttcttatcaaaagtaacaaagcacaaagcctATTGCAGTTTAATGTATATAATGTTGTTCATTTATCAGCTGTAAAGAGACTTATTTTCTCGATTCTTGGGATATACAAGTCAGTTTGTAAAAATGAGATTGGTTCGATTAAAATTGAGACATCAACATTTTTTTACCCAGCTGTAATGCTAATAAACCTACCTGAGATTGTCATTCTGAAAGTCCGTAATTGAATACTTAAGATTTTTCCCAGTGCTCCCTCCCTCAAAGAATTTTTCCTCAATTCCGGCCATCATTTCTTTGAAAAATGCAAATTGCCAGTATTAATAAACAAATGCACTGAAGATGATGACTACATTTTATAAAACTGCATAATTTATGCAATGGTGCTGCTGCATCTGAGAACAAAAACATACCGGTCAGGAATTCTTTCATTAGAGCACCACTATCTATCCCAGGCTCTCCAATGAATGTGACTCTGAGGGGATTCTTCGGAGAGGACTTCTTCTGCCGTTTCCACTGTGTTAGGCCTCGGGAAAACATGTCTTCCCTTGTGACACAGAGGCTGAAAATGGTTGAAGGGTCTATTGCCTTTTTAAGTGTGTTGATTGCGTCTGTAAGACTtgagagaaagaaaacagaGATGCATGCTTTTTTAGATTTTGGCCTATGTAAAAAAGGCactattcattaaacttaattGCACCTCTTTTGCTTGTCTTGCTTTTGTCCCGTTATGTCCAAATCTTGGTTTGGTCTATCGTCAGCTCTGAAAGAAATTCAATttagataaataaaaattactacCACACACAAACAACTAATGGTAAGGACTGTAGGCTAAACCAATAATTTCATGAAAACACaaagcataaaataaaaataataacctTTCCCCACAGGTACTTGCATGTACTTCAATAAAGTCTTCTGAATACATGGCAGAACACACAGGACAAGATACCTTACAAACAAATGCAGGAAAACacttaaaacacagaaaaaccTAAAACAAAATTAACTAAGGTGATTACAATTACAGACGTCACATTTACATAATTACGTAAAAAaggtgcatatatatatatatacacacacatatggtaacactttaaaataaggatcagtagttaacattagttacttgtattagttaatatgaactaaGCATTAACAATTGaagttaattttagttaatgttaatttcagcatttgtattaaatgtattaacaaatgtattgctcacgtcagttaatacattaaataatgtgaACAAATGACACCTTATTGTAACGTGttaccataaatatatatatatatatatatatatatatatatatatatatatatatatatatatatatatatatatagaaacaaCCAAACAAATGTATAGTTGACATTTGAAGCTTTTCAACTTATTTTCATATAAGAATATGGCATGCTGTTGCTTTAAACAATGGTAaaaagctattcaaaacatcattcaatgtaaattttaaaaatcaaataatctcaattacaatttcaaaggAATAACTGACAATTATGATTTGGCataattgtataatatataaatttaataaataattaatctgAAAATGAATctgtatgaataaataaaatgcaatattttttaaaaaatgataacATTTCCTTCTATAAAAATATACTAAGTAGTCCTGCATTGGTTTTACCTTGGCATCCATAACCACTGAAGGTGAATCCAACTCATTCCCTAACTgtggataaaaacaaatataaaacatgATCAAATTTGAGAAATCGCTTCATAGTTTCCATACATAACTATCCATTATTTAAAACACAACTTACATGGCCACTACACCGATTCAATTCTGTCGAAGTAGATGCCACTTCTTCATTTGTAGGGTCTCCAGGATCCTTTTACATAAAAAACAGTTGTCAGTTGTCAGTTGTGGTTGTATTAGTATGGGtaacacaaaataattgtcttctACCAAGTAAATTATTAGTAGACCTGGGATATGCATGATGACATTGAACGACTTACGTTGGAATTATCTTCATCCACTATTGTAGAAATGGAAGGCACTTCTGTATCAGATGACAGCAAGAAATCTATAGGCTCCTGTGACAAATTAAAGGCCGATTGTAAATTGACAATTGTAAATTTGACTCATTATGAAAACAATGAAACtatcaaaaaaaattaaatagacTTTACTGATTCACTATCGCTGCTGTTAATCCATATGTCTGTCTCACACTTCTGGACGTGCACAGCCAACAGTTGAACAGGCATGTCTGTGTGACACTTGACACATCGAGCTTTTGGCATTTTTTCAAATTCTTTGGATGAGTAAGGTAAAGGGGAGATGTCCAGTGTGTTCTGAATTGGCATTATGTATAAACAGCCCTTTCCTCCAACCGTTTTAATAAGGTAGGACCCTGTGTATCCTTCAGCTTCCGGAGCAACCACATTCAGCTTTCGCTGACCAGATCCACCTGTAACAcaccaaaaaaagtaaaaaagatcAGAAGACATAATCagttatttgtttaaaaagacAAATCTTTGACAAAtgaatgacaaaaaatgttttagaaatgtaataatattctaTTCCATTCTAACATTGAATAGCCAAGGCAGACAAACTAAGATAGGTTCAAAAgtagaaaattaaaaatggttttaaagCAGAGATGCTACTCAAAGCAACAATCCAGTGTACTGATGTATACCACATACAACACTTACCAACAGCTTTATACAGCATCCAGGCTCCCTCCAATGATTCCATTTTTGAATATGTCTCCAACAATAGTTTAGATATCTGGTGGTATTAAATACACCAAACTTTATTAAGACAAGACTTGCTTGATTAGAAAATCACACTATCAGATAATATATAGTGAGCCTAAttaagctgaataaataaattatttaaggcctggtttcacagacagggcttaacTAAAGCCCTGAATAGGCCTTACTTAAATTAGGATACTTAAGCAGGTTTTATAAAAATGCCCTAGAAAGCTACATTATTgctgtgcatcttgagacaaaacaatgacaccaacatatttaatttaaatagtcACTTTATATGTAAAACTTGAAGTGCAAGACCTCAGAGTGATCAGCATCCTCTGGGATAGCAACAGTCCTCCGTCCTAGTCCAGCCTGTAGAAGAATCAACTCTTCAGAGGCTTTTGGGGTCCgtttaacacttttatttagcagGAAAAACTGAATTGGCATTGACCTGGCAGGCCTTTTTTTAGGAGTTGGGATAAAGCTTTTTCGTGCCTTGAAAAGACCAGGGAATGCtctgagaggaaaaaagaatctGATGTGTTAATCATGTATAAAATCTATTACAAAAAGTTGTAATTTTTCAGTGTTTAGGACATTATGATGAAATGTAGGCTGATATGTGTTATTCTACTTGAGAATTGCTACTATATCCATGTTGTGCTTCCTACCAGTACTTTGTTTGCACTATAAAATTGGCTTATCTGAGAGATCCAAACCTGGCCATACTCTGGTCCACTGAATTTCCTGATGCAACACCACTAAGGGTGCGCTGTGGTCTCACTGCAGACTCCACCCTGTTGCCAGGGGTTGCCTGACCCTGTAGCTGTGTTGCATGTTGCCTCCTGCCTGCTGTGACCTGTTCTCTCTGAACCTGCCCTTCATCTGTTGAAATTATTCAAAACTGTATAAAAACCCTAAGCCTTTGTGACTATACTACTCAAAGCAATATTATTATGACCAAtgataattattacatttcaatGTAAACCAGGTATGCAGTGTTTAATTCAATATAATGCTGCACAACACAATTAACTTACCCATTCCTGACGGTGGGCATGACTCACGTGTTAGAGCACTGCGTAAAAGGGACACAACATGCCTGGCAGCGTTCTGCAACTCGGCCTAATGTATATGAAAGCATTATTAGGCCTGACTGATATACAGGCCTACTGTCTACTAAAAATAATGGCAACAGGACGTTTCATCATAGTTTATTAGCTTTAAGATAAAGAGAATATATGCACtgaatttgaaaatatttcagatatatttatttttacgtATAGAAAGCTATGGTTGTGGGGTTAGCTTCAAGCTAGTTACACGGCTACAAAGAATGCTTAATAGAAAATCTTGTTGTATAAAATAACCATACAAAACATAACAttgttaaaatgaaataataaaattagcAATCACTGACGTACTTACCTCTCTTTGGTTGTCCATCTTGATAACTCTGCTTCAGCTCTTGATTGCTACTCACAGGcgtccaatcacaacagacttccGGAAAAACTGAGTTGACCAATGAGATTTCAGGTTTCAATGAAATAAGTAAAGTCCCGCCCCACgactgacaaaaatcaaaagtgttcgCGCGAGCGAAATAGAAGATTGAGCGAGAGTGTGGGGAATGATGACGCGCGTGCTGTGAGTCTTGTCCGAGCACGCGAGGGCTTGATCTGCGCGCAGAAGAGATGTCATGTGCGCGCgcgggtttaaaatgagctcgcgggctcccgtttcctcgcttgcagatctgttatcctctcgcggaagtgatttactgcgcgcgcaagcatcaattgtgcgctcggtcattaatggcattaaaatgtCGCCATAATTGAGCGCGAGTGTGGGGAATGATGACGCGCGTGCTGCGAATCTTGTCCGAGCACGCGAGGGCTTGATCTGCGCGCAAAGGAGATGTCATGCGCGCGCgcgggtttaaaatgagctcGCGGGCTCCCGTTTGCTCGCGTGTAGATCTGTTATCCTCTCGCGGAAGTGATTTACTGCGCGCGCAAACATCAGTTGTGCGCTCGAtcattaatggcattaaaatgccgCCATAAAATAGTTATAATCCAAATCGGAGGAGGTTTTTATTGATTGTGCGTGTGCGTGCATCACACTGTAAGTAATCATTACGGAGCATTCTCAGCACATGTTAAGATAAACGCTGTTTAGCCTGTATAGGTGTTTAAATTGTCTGATTACTTGATTATGTTCTGCTGCTATGACGTTACTGACATTCCATATTTATGTATGCCATTCGCTGTCAGTATTATATTTGTAACTTATAAATGCATATGCACGGTCGCATTTCAGGTAGCATGCACTCCTAATTTGTTTACATCTTAGTTACCGATATAAAGTTGGTTTGACGTTGGATGTTAGATATTCGATAGATATTCGGTCACGAAAATTTTCAATAGATTCTTTgtgaataattataaatgtaaaaaaagtgcCTTATTTTAAAGGTATTATAACATAGAACTAAGCACACATCGCAGTTTACGAGTTTTAATCCTCTTTAATGTGTAGCAACATATTTTATCTCTATCAGTGACGCGCTAGCTCTTAGGCCAGATAGGGACCGTCTACAAAGTACATGTGGAAGAAAAAACGatcttatattttttttcacttaaaaGCAAtttagtgaacacacacagaacgCTCACTCACAGAATAAACAATTTCAAAGACCTTATGTAgctccgccccttttcagcgctgcgctcgctcgttatattaaatattcttgTAAAGTAaatattctttgacagcgatgccattgaaatgtacagagctagcgcaaaatgtaatttcaaagacaattttataaagatggtgGTGCGCTTGTATACTGTACACAAAATATGTAATTGGTTATGTTATTAGTGCTACCAATACAATCTTTTCATAATTCCCACTAAGCAAAGttatgtccagaagacgtctctTCACAAAAGTCGTACATTGAAAAGATGTCCACTGAGGAGCCAGaataaaagtttttatgacgtcttctGAACGTCCACTATATACGTTCGTTGAAACTCTGTACAGGGTTAAAAAATGAGCATAGACAGTAAAACACATGTTCACACCTTTAGACAACTTGGCATCTGTAATTCACACATCTTTGGattatcaagtcaagtcacctttatttatatatccctttttacaatgcagattgtgtcaaagcagctttacattgataactggtatataattttggctatacagcagctcttaaagaatggTGTCAaagcaggcagatcaaagcactgttgaatatcaaatgtcaagtgtccccaactaagcaagccaaaggcgacagcgacaaggaacccaaactccaacaggtgacatcaggtgttaaaatggagaaaaaaaaccttaggagaaaccaggctgagtcggggggccagttctcctctggcgaacagtccTTTGTTACGACTcgggttgctatcataagtcggataggatcgcaacattcaaagtatttatttcagttccatccagttgaggatcatattcatcacgccggtatggacggtttgattgaggaactgtgctactggctgttgtgtcgatgaggccttcacaatggatgatctagtcgactcgatctctgctgatacttcagggctgcgttgtggtcgtgtcaatgTGCAGGTCCTCGATCTCACCTGGATATGTCCCAGATCCGGCTGACTACGATAagcctcgggataaacagagagactaatattagcgtagatgccattctttttctgatgtaacgagtacatctggtgaagtgttcccggttccggctgacctaatttatgcagcctaataatcctttaacggatttgaaaatataaattcgAGAGAAACCAGATCTGAACAAAGACTTTCTAGCTCAGCTGGGATTTGAACCAGGAACCTTCTTGTTGTGAGGAGACAGTGTTTTCCACTGAGCTGCTTGTGCTGCCCTTAGGCACagacatacatacaaacatacgTACACATATATCATACTATTTTTCATGATGTCCAGTGTGTTCTGAATTGGCATTATGTATAAACAGCCCTTTCCTCCAACCGTTTTAATAAGGTAGGACCCTGTGTATCCTTCAGCTTCCGGAGCAACCACATTCAGCTTTCGCTGACCAGATCCACCTGTAACAcaccaaaaaaagtaaaaaagatcAGAAGACATAATCagttatttgtttaaaaagacAAATCTTTGACAAAtgaatgacaaaaaatgttttagaaatgtaataatattctaTTCCATTCTAACATTGAATAGCCAAGGCAGACAAACTAAGATAGGTTCAAAAgtagaaaattaaaaatggttttaaagCAGAGATGCTACTCAAAGCAACAATCCAGTGTACTGATGTATACCACATACAACACTTACCAACAGCTTTATACAGCATCCAGGCTCCCTCCAATGATTCCATTTTTGAATATGTCTCCAACAATAGTTTAGATATCTGGTGGTATTAAATACACCAAACTTTATTAAGACAAGACTTGCTTGATTAGAAAATCACACTATCAGATAATATATAGTGAGCCTAAttaagctgaataaataaattatttaaggcctggtttcacagacagggcttaacTAAAGCCCTGAATAGGCCTTACTTAAATTAGGATACTTAAGCAGGTTTTATAAAAATGCCCTAGAAAGCTACATTATTgctgtgcatcttgagacaaaacaatgacaccaacatatttaatttaaatagtcACTTTATATGTAAAACTTGAAGTGCAAGACCTCAGAGTGATCAGCATCCTCTGGGATAGCAACAGTCCTCCGTCCTAGTCCAGCCTGTAGAAGAATCAACTCTTCAGAGGCTTTTGGGGTCCgtttaacacttttatttagcagGAAAAACTGAATTGGCATTGACCTGGCAGGCCTTTTTTTAGGAGTTGGGATAAAGCTTTTTCGTGCCTTGAAAAGACCAGGGAATGCtctgagaggaaaaaagaatctGATGTGTTAATCATGTATAAAATCTATTACAAAAAGTTGTAATTTTTCAGTGTTTAGGACATTATGATGAAATGTAGGCTGATATGTGTTATTCTACTTGAGAATTGCTACTATATCCATGTTGTGCTTCCTACCAGTACTTTGTTTGCACTATAAAATTGGCTTATCTGAGAGATCCAAACCTGGCCATACTCTGGTCCACTGAATTTCCTGATGCAACACCACTAAGGGTGCGCTGTGGTCTCACTGCAGACTCCACCCTGTTGCCAGGGGTTGCCTGACCCTGTAGCTGTGTTGCATGTTGCCTCCTGCCTGCTGTGACCTGTTCTCTCTGAACCTGCCCTTCATCTGTTGAAATTATTCAAAACTGTATAAAAACCCTAAGCCTTTGTGACTATACTACTCAAAGCAATATTATTATGACCAAtgataattattacatttcaatGTAAACCAGGTATGCAGTGTTTAATTCAATATAATGCTGCACAACACAATTAACTTACCCATTCCTGACGGTGGGCATGACTCACGTGTTAGAGCACTGCGTAAAAGGGACACAACATGCCTGGCAGCGTTCTGCAACTCGGCCTAATGTATATGAAAGCATTATTAGGCCTGACTGATATACAGGCCTACTGTCTACTAAAAATAATGGCAACAGGACGTTTCATCATAGTTTATTAGCTTTAAGATAAAGAGAATATATGCACtgaatttgaaaatatttcagatatatttatttttacgtATAGAAAGCTATGGTTGTGGGGTTAGCTTCAAGCTAGTTACACGGCTACAAAGAATGCTTAATAGAAAATCTTGTTGTATAAAATAACCATACAAAACATAACAttgttaaaatgaaataataaaattagcAATCACTGACGTACTTACCTCTCTTTGGTTGTCCATCTTGATAACTCTGCTTCAGCTCTTGATTGCTACTCACAGGcgtccaatcacaacagacttccGGAAAAACTGAGTTGACCAATGAGATTTCAGGTTTCAATGAAATAAGTAAAGTCCCGCCCCACgactgacaaaaatcaaaagtgttcgCGCGAGCGAAATAGAAGATTGAGCGAGAGTGTGGGGAATGATGACGCGCGTGCTGTGAGTCTTGTCCGAGCACGCGAGGGCTTGATCTGCGCGCAGAAGAGATGTCATGTGCGCGCgcgggtttaaaatgagctcgcgggctcccgtttcctcgcttgcagatctgttatcctctcgcggaagtgatttactgcgcgcgcaagcatcaattgtgcgctcggtcattaatggcattaaaatgtCGCCATAATTGAGCGCGAGTGTGGGGAATGATGACGCGCGTGCTGCGAATCTTGTCCGAGCACGCGAGGGCTTGATCTGCGCGCAAAGGAGATGTCATGCGCGCGCgcgggtttaaaatgagctcGCGGGCTCCCGTTTGCTCGCGTGTAGATCTGTTATCCTCTCGCGGAAGTGATTTACTGCGCGCGCAAACATCAGTTGTGCGCTCGAtcattaatggcattaaaatgccgCCATAAATAGTTATAATCCAAATCGGAGGAGGTTTTTATTGATTGTGCGTGTGCGTGCATCACACTGTAAGTAATCATTACGGAGCATTCTCAGCACATGTTAAGATAAACGCTGTTTAGCCTGTATAGGTGTTTAAATTGTCTGATTACTTGATTATGTTCTGCTGCTATGACGTTACTGACATTCCATATTTATGTATGCCATTCGCTGTCAGTATTATATTTGTAACTTATAAATGCATATGCACGGTCGCATTTCAGGTAGCATGCACTCCTAATTTGTTTACATCTTAGTTACCGATATAAAGTTGGTTTGACGTTGGATGTTAGATATTCGATAGATATTCGGTCACGAAAATTTTCAATAGATTCTTTgtgaataattataaatgtaaaaaaagtgcCTTATTTTAAAGGTATTATAACATAGAACTAAGCACACATCGCAGTTTATGAGTTTTAATCCTCTTTAATGTGTAGCAACATATTTTATCTCTATCAGTGACGC containing:
- the LOC125249145 gene encoding uncharacterized protein LOC125249145 isoform X3, which encodes MPTVRNGAFPGLFKARKSFIPTPKKRPARSMPIQFFLLNKSVKRTPKASEELILLQAGLGRRTVAIPEDADHSEISKLLLETYSKMESLEGAWMLYKAVGGSGQRKLNVVAPEAEGYTGSYLIKTVGGKGCLYIMPIQNTLDISPLPYSSKEFEKMPKARCVKCHTDMPVQLLAVHVQKCETDIWINSSDSESEPIDFLLSSDTEVPSISTIVDEDNSNDPGDPTNEEVASTSTELNRCSGHLGNELDSPSVVMDAKVSCPVCSAMYSEDFIEVHASTCGERADDRPNQDLDITGQKQDKQKSLTDAINTLKKAIDPSTIFSLCVTREDMFSRGLTQWKRQKKSSPKNPLRVTFIGEPGIDSGALMKEFLTEMMAGIEEKFFEGGSTGKNLKYSITDFQNDNLRIVGEIMAVSITQDGPPPNFFMEWIYNFISSGEIKKDELTKADITDADLLDLIDKIETADTTALLDLSERIVACGYTGPLTCDRKEEIVSAVVLHSSVRILPMLQQMCRGLELYGLHEMVKQNQPLFQPLFVPGHFTKPDADFLMMALSPILSEVGSVKRQRESRIVNYLQDFIQSLEDEEEGSSSKESRVGDDSEQEDKTNCTKGDAEQDKITVSSFMQWITGQGHVPITSAQREKFKIHVEFDHDCQLRYGQHSLCFPLVNACSCTVTLPTQHLGTNTEFLGIMRQAVSNSREFGRS
- the LOC125249145 gene encoding uncharacterized protein LOC125249145 isoform X4, coding for MPTVRNGAFPGLFKARKSFIPTPKKRPARSMPIQFFLLNKSVKRTPKASEELILLQAGLGRRTVAIPEDADHSEISKLLLETYSKMESLEGAWMLYKAVGGSGQRKLNVVAPEAEGYTGSYLIKTVGGKGCLYIMPIQNTLDISPLPYSSKEFEKMPKARCVKCHTDMPVQLLAVHVQKCETDIWINSSDSESEPIDFLLSSDTEVPSISTIVDEDNSNDPGDPTNEEVASTSTELNRCSGHLGNELDSPSVVMDAKVSCPVCSAMYSEDFIEVHASTCGERADDRPNQDLDITGQKQDKQKSLTDAINTLKKAIDPSTIFSLCVTREDMFSRGLTQWKRQKKSSPKNPLRVTFIGEPGIDSGALMKEFLTEMMAGIEEKFFEGGSTGKNLKYSITDFQNDNLRIVGEIMAVSITQDGPPPNFFMEWIYNFISSGEIKKDELTKADITDADLLDLIDKIETADTTALLDLSERIVACGYTGPLTCDRKEEIVSAVVLHSSVRILPMLQQMCRGLELYGLHEMVKQNQPLFQPLFVPGHFTKPDADFLMMALSPILSEVGSVKRQRESRIVNYLQDFIQSLEDEEEGSSSKESRVGDDSEQEDKTNCTKGDAEQDKITVSSFMQWITGQGHVPITSAQREKFKIHVEFDHDCQLRYGQHSLCFPLVNACSCTVTLPTQHLGTNTEFLGIMRQAVSNSREFGRS
- the LOC125249145 gene encoding uncharacterized protein LOC125249145 isoform X1, whose product is MDNQREAELQNAARHVVSLLRSALTRESCPPSGMDEGQVQREQVTAGRRQHATQLQGQATPGNRVESAVRPQRTLSGVASGNSVDQSMARAFPGLFKARKSFIPTPKKRPARSMPIQFFLLNKSVKRTPKASEELILLQAGLGRRTVAIPEDADHSEISKLLLETYSKMESLEGAWMLYKAVGGSGQRKLNVVAPEAEGYTGSYLIKTVGGKGCLYIMPIQNTLDISPLPYSSKEFEKMPKARCVKCHTDMPVQLLAVHVQKCETDIWINSSDSESEPIDFLLSSDTEVPSISTIVDEDNSNDPGDPTNEEVASTSTELNRCSGHLGNELDSPSVVMDAKVSCPVCSAMYSEDFIEVHASTCGERADDRPNQDLDITGQKQDKQKSLTDAINTLKKAIDPSTIFSLCVTREDMFSRGLTQWKRQKKSSPKNPLRVTFIGEPGIDSGALMKEFLTEMMAGIEEKFFEGGSTGKNLKYSITDFQNDNLRIVGEIMAVSITQDGPPPNFFMEWIYNFISSGEIKKDELTKADITDADLLDLIDKIETADTTALLDLSERIVACGYTGPLTCDRKEEIVSAVVLHSSVRILPMLQQMCRGLELYGLHEMVKQNQPLFQPLFVPGHFTKPDADFLMMALSPILSEVGSVKRQRESRIVNYLQDFIQSLEDEEEGSSSKESRVGDDSEQEDKTNCTKGDAEQDKITVSSFMQWITGQGHVPITSAQREKFKIHVEFDHDCQLRYGQHSLCFPLVNACSCTVTLPTQHLGTNTEFLGIMRQAVSNSREFGRS
- the LOC125249145 gene encoding uncharacterized protein LOC125249145 isoform X2, whose amino-acid sequence is MDNQREAELQNAARHVVSLLRSALTRESCPPSGMDEGQVQREQVTAGRRQHATQLQGQATPGNRVESAVRPQRTLSGVASGNSVDQSMARAFPGLFKARKSFIPTPKKRPARSMPIQFFLLNKSVKRTPKASEELILLQAGLGRRTVAIPEDADHSEISKLLLETYSKMESLEGAWMLYKAVGGSGQRKLNVVAPEAEGYTGSYLIKTVGGKGCLYIMPIQNTLDISPLPYSSKEFEKMPKARCVKCHTDMPVQLLAVHVQKCETDIWINSSDSESEPIDFLLSSDTEVPSISTIVDEDNSNDPGDPTNEEVASTSTELNRCSGHLGNELDSPSVVMDAKVSCPVCSAMYSEDFIEVHASTCGERADDRPNQDLDITGQKQDKQKSLTDAINTLKKAIDPSTIFSLCVTREDMFSRGLTQWKRQKKSSPKNPLRVTFIGEPGIDSGALMKEFLTEMMAGIEEKFFEGGSTGKNLKYSITDFQNDNLRIVGEIMAVSITQDGPPPNFFMEWIYNFISSGEIKKDELTKADITDADLLDLIDKIETADTTALLDLSERIVACGYTGPLTCDRKEEIVSAVVLHSSVRILPMLQQMCRGLELYGLHEMVKQNQPLFQPLFVPGHFTKPDADFLMMALSPILSEVGSVKRQRESRIVNYLQDFIQSLEDEEEGSSSKESRVGDDSEQEDKTNCTKGDAEQDKITVSSFMQWITGQGHVPITSAQREKFKIHVEFDHDCQLRYGQHSLCFPLVNACSCTVTLPTQHLGTNTEFLGIMRQAVSNSREFGRS